TTTGAAGGCTCGTCCTAGGTGAGCTTTCAAAAAAAACGATTTTTACGAAGAGAATTGCTGCTAAATTCTTTAGATTCTTGTTTTGTTTTTTATATTATTGAGCTAATTTCGGCAAAGTTTTTATGGATACGGATATTCTTCAGTCACTCGCTCATCTTGATCAAAGTGGTAACGCTCAGATGGTGGATGTGACGCATAAACCGCAAACGGTAAGACGGGCGATCGCTGTTTGCGAGATATCTATGAAAACAACAACGTTGGACGCAATCCAAGCAGGGAATGTAAAAAAGGGAGATGTGTTAGGCACGGCAAAACTAGCAGGAATTATGGCTGCGAAACAAACCGCTAGTTTGATCCCCATGTGTCATCCTGTGAATCTAACTAGTGTCGATGTCAGAATTATGCTAGATGAAAATATTCCTGGCTATCAGATAGAAGCTGAGGTCAAAACTAAGGCGGAAACTGGGGTGGAAATGGAAGCGATGACTGCTGCCACGATCGCAGCTTTAACCCTTTACGATATGGCTAAGGCGCTCGAAAAAACGATGATTATCTCAAATACAAGGTTGATCCACAAGAGTGGCGGTAAGTCTGGGGATTTTAATGTACCTAGAGGCGAGTATTGTGATCTTTAAAAGTAGAAGCCGTGATTCTCACGGCTTCCACTTTTAAGCGACTTTGTGACCTGCGATCGCAATTAGTTCGCGAATTTTGACTTCAGTTAATTGACTCTCGATATCTAAAGACTTAGTTGCAGCGTCACCTGTAACTATTGCCGAGGTATCAACAGTTTGGATTGCTTTGGTAATAGTTTCGATACAACTAGCGCAACCGATGGAAGGAACGGAGAGCGTTAAATTCATAAATAATTAATGTAAAGGTATAGCGATCGCAATTATAGTTGAGCCAAGAAGCCTTAAGCATAGTTGCTATGTTTTAGGTTAGGGTGTCGAAGTAAGATAAAAAGATATTTTTCTGGAGTGCAACGAAACTACACCACAGAGAAGCATCTCTTTAATTAGATCGCAGAACCCTTGGTATTTGGTAGAGGCAAAGCGAGACTATGCAAAATATCCTAGATTATGTTCAATGCGGTATTTTTGTTTTGGCTATAGAGTCAAACTTGCAAGTATCAGATGGAAAGGAACAAGATCATCAATCATTGACATTGCGATTTGTGAATGCCAATCTTATCTTTGTTCATCTCATTTTCGGGGAACGGAGCATCGATCAAACCGTTGATATATTTGGCTTGCAGCCAAAAGAATGTTTACCATTAGAATTTGCTCAGTTGTTAAATGAGCATGTTATTCAATGCTTGAAAACACAGCAAGTTGCTGTGTTTTCAACACAACTTGATTTGGTGACAAATAGACTGTTATCGATTTCGCTATCCCTAAGGATTGATAGCAACGATCATTCCCAACAAATTGTTGGTACTTGCCAAGACATTACGTCCCTAGAATTATCCAAATCAAAGATTAAAGAATTTAACCAAAAAAAATTCAGCCATTTAGTAAGTGAAGTCTCTGATGCCTTTGTGGTAGTTGATCATGAAGGTATTGTCCGCTACGTCAATCAGTCTGCTGAAATCCTGTTTGGCTGTAAATCTGACGATATTATCGGTGAGACTTTTGGACTACCTGTAGTAGCAGGCGAAAGCACAGATATCGACATTCTCAACCGAGGTCGTACCACCTCGGCGGAAATGCGTGTGTCTGAGACCATGGATGAAGATCGTAGAGTTTATGTGGTCGCCTCATTGCGAGACATTTCAGAACGGAAGCGGGTGGAAAAATCTCTACAATTACGTGAACGAGCGATCGCGGCAAGCTCTAACGGAATCGTCATTACCGATGCGACTCAGCCCAATAATCCGATGATTTATGTGAATCCTAGCTTTGAGAGGATTACAGGTTACAGTGCGGCTGAGGTGCTAGGACGGGACTGTCGCTTTTTGCAAGGAGGCGATCGCAATCAGATCGGACTTTTAGATTTACACAACGCAATTAAAGAAAAGCGAGAATGTCATGCTGTCTTACTTAACTATCGTAAAGATGGCACACCATTTTGGAATGATTTGTACATTGCGCCAGTATTTAACGATCATGGCGACCTCACTAACTACATTGGCATTCAAACCGACATTACCGATCAAGTTAAATCTACCCAAAGACTCCTTGAAAGTGAAGAGCGGTTACGGACAGTTCTAACATCGATCAAAGAAGGGATTACCTTTAGTGATGATTCAGGCTATTTTGCGATTTTCAATGCTGGCATGGAAAATCTTACTGGATATACCTTTACGGAAGCAAATGCCAGCCATGATTTTACAACTTTCCTCTATCCCGATCGCGCTGAACATGACAAAGCTTTGCAACGATTGCAACATTTACAGGAAACTGGGCAAGCGATGACGGTCGAAACTCGCATTTGTCATCGTGATGGCACATTTAAAGATGTCTTAGTTTCTACAAGGTTAATGGCCTACAAAGGCAAACGGATGTATTTGAGTAGTTATTACGACATTACCGAGCGTAAGAAAGTGGAGACTCAACTACGTTATCAAGGTGAAAGAGAACGCTTATTGAATGCAATTTTACTTAAAATTCAATGCGAATTAAATCTTGATCAAATTCTTGCCATTACTGTTAAAGAAGCCCAAGAATTATTACGCATTGATCGTGTGGTTATTTACCAATTTAAAGAAGATTGGAGTGGTGCATTTGTGGTGGAAGCAATTAATGATCCAGCATTATCTATTCTTGGAAAAACAATTAATGATGCCTGCTTTAATCAAGAGAATATACAGAAATATCAAAATCGATCAATTTCAAGTATAAATGATGTGGATCTTGAAGATTTAACCCCCTGTCATAAAGACCTTTTGCAATGTTTTCAAGTAAAAGCAAATATTGTAGTTTCTATTGCCTTTGGTGATACGTTATGGGGATTATTAATTGCCCATCAATGCTTTGCACCACGTCAATGGGAGGAATTTGAAATTGATTTGCTAAGACAGTTAGCTAATCATGTAGCGATCGCCATTCAACAGGTAAAGTTATTTGAAAGAGTCCAAGACCTTAATAAAAATCTAGAAAGACAAGTTGCCGATCGCACCCAGCAACTAGAACAAAGTCTCAGTCAACTAGAAAGAGCTTTGCTAAAGGAGAAAGAGCTAAATGAACTCAAATCCCAATTTATTTCTAGAGCCTCCCATGAATTTCGCACACCCCTAGCTACGATTCAGACGGCAAGTGATTTACTGCGAAATTATGGTCATAAAATGTCAGACGAGAAAAAACTAGAGAGAATTGATAAAATCCAACGTGAAGTTAAAGGCATGACTAACCTTTTAGAAGAGGTATTAATCATCGGCAAAACTGAATCAGGAAGATTTGAGTTACAGTTAGAAGAGATCAATCTTGAAGATTTCTGTCTAGAAATTATTGAACAAACTAAGTTGCTAGGAAATGGTAAACATCAAGTTATTTTTAAAAATATAAATATTCCTACCAAAGTAAGAATTGACCCTAAATTCTTCAGGCAAATCATTTCCAATTTATTGTCCAATGCAATTAAATATTCGCCTAATGCCAGTGAAGTCAAGTTTACAATCTCGTCAACCAATGATCGCGTATCAAAACTTTTGTTGGAGTTTCAAGATCATGGGATTGGTATCCCTCAAATCGATCAAGAAAAGATTTTTGACCATTTTTATCGCGCCCACAATGTTGGTATGATTGTAGGAACTGGATTGGGGATGGCAATTATCAAAAATTCAGTGGACATTCTTGGGGGAACAATTCAACTTAATAGTGTTGAAAACAAGGGAACAACTGTAAAGGTAAAACTACCTTACCTAAAGGAATAGATACAATTATGACCACAATTCTAGTCATCGAAGATGTAGAAGCTTTGCGCGAAGAAATCATGGAGACTCTCTCCTACGAAGGTTTTGATGTACTGGGCGCAGAGAATGGAGTTGTTGGTGTCCAAATCGCCAAAACCTATTTACCAAATTTGATTATCTGTGACATCGCAATGCCCGAACTGGATGGTTATGGAACCCTAGTTGCGCTGCGCCAAGAGCCAAAAACATCAATGATTCCGTTTATATTTTTAACGGCTATGACCGAAAAAGCGGATATGCGTCAAGCGATGCAACTAGGCGCAGATGACTATCTTACTAAGCCATTTACTTCTGCGGAATTGTTAGGGGCGATCGCCTCACGATTGCAAAAGTACAACTCCGTTAGAGAGCATTACTATGATGAAATCAAAGCTGTGGGGGAAAGATTTGAATACTTGTCTCACCATGATGGTTTGACTCAACTACCAAATCGCATCCTTTTTCATGAATCATTAAGCCAAGCTGTATTACACGCCAAGATCAATAACAAGGCTCTAGCCTTGTTGTTTCTGGATATGGACAATTTTAATATCATCAACAACACACTTGGCAATGATATTGGCGATCAATTATTTAAAGCGATCGCCGAACGTCTAAGACGTTATGCAGCCCCATGCGATATGGTCGCAAGGATACAGGGTGATGAATTTGCACTGATCATCTCTGATGTCAAAGATCCAGTCAGTATTAAACTGGAAACCCAAAAAATATTGGATCTCTTAAGTCGTCCTTACAATTTGTATGGACATGAGGTTTTTATTACTAGTAGTATTGGCATCACCATTTTTCCTGAAGACCATCAGGATGCTGAGGGATTAATCAAAAATGCTGAATTAGCAATGTATTACGCTAAAAGCCATGGCAGGAATAGCTATAAATTCTACAGTTCAGATCTGAATGTACAGTCTTCAGAATACATGGCGTTAGCCAATAGCCTGCATCGCGCCATTGATCGCAATGAACTGCGGGTTTTCTATCAGCCTCTCGTGGATCTCCAATCTGGTCAAATTGTCGGTGCGGAAGCCCTAGCCAGATGGCAACATCCAGATTTAGGAATTATTATGCCAAGCAAGTTTATTCCCGTTGCTGAGCAAACAGGTCTAATGCTCCGTTTGACTGAAGTAATTCTTTATTCAGTTTGTGAGCAAATGCAAGCGTGGCGTAAGGCAGACATAGATTATGGATTTGTGGCAGTTAATCTATCTGGTCAACATTTTCGTCCAGATAATAATCTAATAGAATTAATTGGTAAGGTCTTACAAGACACTGGGATTGATCCAGAACACTTAGAACTTGAGCTTACAGAAAGTATCATCATGCAAAATGCTGAATTTACAATTCAGGTACTTTCTCAGTTACAGGCAATTGGCGTAAAAGTAGCGATCGACGATTTTGGTACAGGCTATTCGTCTTTAAGCTACCTTAAGCACTTTCCCGTAAATACCTTGAAGATCGATCGCTGTTTTATTCAAGACATCACTACAGATCGCCATGATGCGACGATTTCCCTAGCCATTATCGATCTTGCCCATAGTTTGTCATTGCAAGTTATCGCTGAAGGTGTCGAGACTGCCGAGCAGATTCAGTTTTTAAAAGAGAATAATTGCGATCAGGTTCAGGGCTATTTCTTTAGCCCCCCATTACCTGCACCTGAGTTTGAGAAAATGTTGATTGATGGTAAATGTTTATACGCAATGTGCAACTAAGAAGTTGGAGCTGATATTCTGCCATGTGACGCTTCAGGCGATCGAATATAGCAATCCTAAATAGGTTTTGAGAGTGCGCCCCGAAAGGGCGCACTCTCAAAACCCTCAAAATCTTACAACTCATTTAACGCCAGTTCGATAGCCATTTGCGTCGTGCTTCGCACGACGCAAATGGCTATCGAACTCACGTTTTATAACCGTTGGAATCGTCTAAATCATTAGTACCTAATCACTATCGCCTCTCATCAACCTCAAACAAAACCCAACGATCGCGTTGGTACTAAACAATCAGCGATCGCTCTTAATTGATGATGCTGATAATGATGGACATTCCCTGTCAATGTTACGGAAAATAAAATTGCTGGCGTTCTCAATCAAAAGATGGAGATTAAGTTGTCAGCGATCGCGCCTTGAGAGCAAGTTTGATGTCACCCTATGCTCCCATATTTTTGTTTTATAATCTGTTCAATTTCTTGACAAATTTCTTCCAGAAATGGTGCTTCTGATGGAACAATGTTGTTCTCCTGTTGTTGATGCTTGTGGTGTGGGAATGTTGATATATTTAGCTTTTGGTGATGGGGGGCATTATCATAACGGAAGATTAGCTGATCATCTTGATCCATATATTGATAGGAATATTTACCTCCATCAATTGATAATTCTACATCCACAAATTCTCGGATGTGCAGGATAGTTCGATCTTGGAAATATACGACACCTCTAATAAATCCAATGTATTCGGCTCTTGCTTCTGTTTCAAGCTCGAATTTCTGCACGATCGCTAAACAGTTCAGAAAACTTCTAATTCTGGCAAAATATTCTTCAATCAACAAATTCAATCCCCTTGACAATTGCGATTTTTTGTTGCAATTTTTCTAACATCCATGCTTCTCCGAGCCATTCGTCAAAGTCAAAGCTATGCTGTAGTTGATCGCTGGTAAAAAGATTGATAAATGTTTCAGTTGACCATTGATATTTTGTTTCAAATTGTTGTAATCGTATTTGAGTTTGTTGTAGTCCTAATTCAAGAGTTTGTAATCTTTTCGCAAAGTCACTTTGAATCATCTCTCTGATCGATGCTGGATGGTTCGATCGCAGTTTGATAATATTTTTGATTTTGGTGTTTATAGGCTGCACTGTCATTCCCATTCCTCCTTTAATCAATAGAATTCATCTTTTTATCTCTGCTATTATTATACAGCGAGCGCCTAAATCTTCTGTATCTAACCACGATCGCCTCTCATCAAACCCCAATAATCGCGTTGGGACTAAGCAATCGGCGATCGCCCTTACTTGAGGATGCTGATAATGATGGGCATTCGCTGTCAATGTTACAGAAAATTGCTGGCGCTCTCAATCAGAAGGTTGAGATTAAGTTTTCAGCGATCGCGTCTTGAGACGAGTTTGGTGTTCCTTCTTAATAGTTATTTTAAAATCAGATTCTGAAAATGTTGGTATGAAATAATTTCTACACCTTGAAAAGGGTTTAATATCAACAAATCTGCATCA
This genomic stretch from Pseudanabaena galeata CCNP1313 harbors:
- a CDS encoding toxin-antitoxin system TumE family protein gives rise to the protein MLIEEYFARIRSFLNCLAIVQKFELETEARAEYIGFIRGVVYFQDRTILHIREFVDVELSIDGGKYSYQYMDQDDQLIFRYDNAPHHQKLNISTFPHHKHQQQENNIVPSEAPFLEEICQEIEQIIKQKYGSIG
- the moaC gene encoding cyclic pyranopterin monophosphate synthase MoaC yields the protein MDTDILQSLAHLDQSGNAQMVDVTHKPQTVRRAIAVCEISMKTTTLDAIQAGNVKKGDVLGTAKLAGIMAAKQTASLIPMCHPVNLTSVDVRIMLDENIPGYQIEAEVKTKAETGVEMEAMTAATIAALTLYDMAKALEKTMIISNTRLIHKSGGKSGDFNVPRGEYCDL
- a CDS encoding EAL domain-containing response regulator; translated protein: MTTILVIEDVEALREEIMETLSYEGFDVLGAENGVVGVQIAKTYLPNLIICDIAMPELDGYGTLVALRQEPKTSMIPFIFLTAMTEKADMRQAMQLGADDYLTKPFTSAELLGAIASRLQKYNSVREHYYDEIKAVGERFEYLSHHDGLTQLPNRILFHESLSQAVLHAKINNKALALLFLDMDNFNIINNTLGNDIGDQLFKAIAERLRRYAAPCDMVARIQGDEFALIISDVKDPVSIKLETQKILDLLSRPYNLYGHEVFITSSIGITIFPEDHQDAEGLIKNAELAMYYAKSHGRNSYKFYSSDLNVQSSEYMALANSLHRAIDRNELRVFYQPLVDLQSGQIVGAEALARWQHPDLGIIMPSKFIPVAEQTGLMLRLTEVILYSVCEQMQAWRKADIDYGFVAVNLSGQHFRPDNNLIELIGKVLQDTGIDPEHLELELTESIIMQNAEFTIQVLSQLQAIGVKVAIDDFGTGYSSLSYLKHFPVNTLKIDRCFIQDITTDRHDATISLAIIDLAHSLSLQVIAEGVETAEQIQFLKENNCDQVQGYFFSPPLPAPEFEKMLIDGKCLYAMCN
- a CDS encoding sensor histidine kinase, yielding MQNILDYVQCGIFVLAIESNLQVSDGKEQDHQSLTLRFVNANLIFVHLIFGERSIDQTVDIFGLQPKECLPLEFAQLLNEHVIQCLKTQQVAVFSTQLDLVTNRLLSISLSLRIDSNDHSQQIVGTCQDITSLELSKSKIKEFNQKKFSHLVSEVSDAFVVVDHEGIVRYVNQSAEILFGCKSDDIIGETFGLPVVAGESTDIDILNRGRTTSAEMRVSETMDEDRRVYVVASLRDISERKRVEKSLQLRERAIAASSNGIVITDATQPNNPMIYVNPSFERITGYSAAEVLGRDCRFLQGGDRNQIGLLDLHNAIKEKRECHAVLLNYRKDGTPFWNDLYIAPVFNDHGDLTNYIGIQTDITDQVKSTQRLLESEERLRTVLTSIKEGITFSDDSGYFAIFNAGMENLTGYTFTEANASHDFTTFLYPDRAEHDKALQRLQHLQETGQAMTVETRICHRDGTFKDVLVSTRLMAYKGKRMYLSSYYDITERKKVETQLRYQGERERLLNAILLKIQCELNLDQILAITVKEAQELLRIDRVVIYQFKEDWSGAFVVEAINDPALSILGKTINDACFNQENIQKYQNRSISSINDVDLEDLTPCHKDLLQCFQVKANIVVSIAFGDTLWGLLIAHQCFAPRQWEEFEIDLLRQLANHVAIAIQQVKLFERVQDLNKNLERQVADRTQQLEQSLSQLERALLKEKELNELKSQFISRASHEFRTPLATIQTASDLLRNYGHKMSDEKKLERIDKIQREVKGMTNLLEEVLIIGKTESGRFELQLEEINLEDFCLEIIEQTKLLGNGKHQVIFKNINIPTKVRIDPKFFRQIISNLLSNAIKYSPNASEVKFTISSTNDRVSKLLLEFQDHGIGIPQIDQEKIFDHFYRAHNVGMIVGTGLGMAIIKNSVDILGGTIQLNSVENKGTTVKVKLPYLKE
- a CDS encoding heavy-metal-associated domain-containing protein, whose product is MNLTLSVPSIGCASCIETITKAIQTVDTSAIVTGDAATKSLDIESQLTEVKIRELIAIAGHKVA